The Salvia miltiorrhiza cultivar Shanhuang (shh) chromosome 1, IMPLAD_Smil_shh, whole genome shotgun sequence genome has a window encoding:
- the LOC130986865 gene encoding uncharacterized protein LOC130986865 gives MEDYRSKSYRNEGSMQAENTYTYYGNNNGADPNFKPNSNPSGMQDLRCYSASYASSSAQNNGQLDIVVAGGGEQWKFKKGKSTNCVDSRIWTLTDPELQRKKRVASYKAYTVEGKVKGSFKKSFRWIKDRYTLMVYGYR, from the coding sequence ATGGAGGATTACAGATCCAAATCATACAGGAACGAGGGATCGATGCAGGCGGAGAACACGTACACCTATTACGGCAACAACAATGGGGCGGACCCCAATTTCAAGCCCAACTCAAACCCTAGCGGGATGCAAGATCTGAGGTGCTACAGCGCGTCGTACGCTTCCTCCTCCGCGCAGAACAACGGCCAGCTGGACATCGTGGTGGCCGGCGGCGGAGAGCAGTGGAAGTTCAAAAAGGGGAAGTCAACGAATTGTGTGGATTCGAGAATCTGGACTCTGACTGATCCGGAGCTGCAGAGGAAGAAGAGGGTTGCTAGCTACAAGGCTTATACAGTTGAGGGGAAAGTCAAGGGATCCTTCAAGAAGAGTTTTAGGTGGATCAAAGACAGGTATACTCTCATGGTCTATGGTTATAGGTGA